TGGGCAACGACGCCGCCATCGCCTGGGCCGGCACCTTCGGCTACTTCGAGCTCAATGTCGGTATCCCCGTCATTGCGTCGAACCTGCTCGAATCCATCCGCCTGCTGGCCAACTCCTCCGTCATCATGGCGGACAAGATGATCGACGGCATCGAAGCCAACGTGGAGCGCTCCCGCTACTTGGCCGAGGCGTCCCCGTCGATCGTGACTCCGCTGAACAAGTTCATCGGTTACGAGAACGCCGCGAAGATCGCGAAGTTCGCGGTCAAGGAAGGCAAGACCATCCGCCAGGCCGTCGAGGAGCTCGGCTACGTCGAGCGCGGCGAACTGACCGCCGAGCAGCTGGACAAGGCGCTTGACGTCCTGTCCATGACGAAGCCGCCGCAGGCCTAGTCCAGCACCCTTCGGGGCGTCCGGCCATTGGCCGGGCGCCCTTTTGCGTGAATATTTGCACTCATACGCTAAAGGTGTAAATATTCACTGCGTGAGTAATAGTGCACCAATGGAAGCCTGCGGTCTCCGTGAGCGCAAACGGACCGCCACGAAGGTTGCCATCATTACGGCAGCCCGCACCCTGACGGCAGCCCGGGGCGTGAACGGTTTCACGGTCGAGGAACTGTGCGAGAAGGTGGGCATTTCACGGCGCACCTTCTTCAACTATTTCCCGGCCAAGGAGGATGCCATCCTCGGCTCCCCCGCGGATGAGATTCCCGCGGACCTGGCTGAGGCGTTTATTGCCGGCGGCGCGGTTTCCGCCCCCGGGTCCCTGTCGCCGTCGCTGCTGGCTGACTTCGTCGATTTCGCCGTCGCGCTGATGGACCGGATGGCCATCTCCCGCGGGGAGATGACAGCGCTGAAGAAGGCCGTGGCCGCTGAG
This genomic interval from Arthrobacter citreus contains the following:
- a CDS encoding TetR/AcrR family transcriptional regulator: MEACGLRERKRTATKVAIITAARTLTAARGVNGFTVEELCEKVGISRRTFFNYFPAKEDAILGSPADEIPADLAEAFIAGGAVSAPGSLSPSLLADFVDFAVALMDRMAISRGEMTALKKAVAAEPRLLQKVMHGSGEAEKAMAALLSAREGIPTDDPRIRAALAVFACLSERAGPAFFEPGNTRSYRSILSGSVTAMQELFAAADPLAGEPPSAVPSTQTPSTSPASPKDNP